The following proteins are encoded in a genomic region of Oncorhynchus masou masou isolate Uvic2021 chromosome 19, UVic_Omas_1.1, whole genome shotgun sequence:
- the cdca4 gene encoding cell division cycle-associated protein 4 isoform X2 → MANMYSKGTKRKFSDGVDNKAVAASYSLQRQSLLDMSLLKLQLCHMLAEPNLCRSVLIANTVRQIQEEMAHDGSWQVVTEALGGSGHGPSDRLVDTEVLCQSPEQQDGGPRLYSVMGYDGCREEEVVTDQALCSVVVGDRAPALLLGTIGHCWDRGELRVEDGVSKDSGTGDEEGTMSGEGAKMATGQVFGTFEIKNGAPGSDPALEELFSDVDASYYDLDTMLTGMQSAPKMGPYDFLDSLASSHGSVSNSSCRADLNELDHIMEIIVGS, encoded by the exons AT GGCCAACATGTACTCCAAGGGCACCAAACGCAAGTTCTCTGATGGTGTGGACAACAAGGCGGTGGCGGCATCCTATAGCCTGCAGCGCCAGTCCCTGCTGGACATGTCCCTGCTCAAGCTGCAGCTGTGCCACATGCTGGCGGAGCCCAACCTGTGTCGCTCGGTGCTCATCGCCAACACGGTACGCCAGATCCAGGAGGAGATGGCCCATGACGGCAGCTGGCAGGTGGTCACAGAGGCCTTAGGTGGCTCTGGCCATGGCCCATCTGACCGCTTGGTGGACACCGAGGTTCTGTGCCAGTCGCCGGAGCAGCAGGACGGTGGGCCTAGGCTATACTCAGTGATGGGCTACGACGGCTGCCGTGAGGAGGAAGTGGTGACGGACCAGGCActgtgttctgtggtggttgGCGACAGGGCCCCGGCCCTCCTGTTGGGGACCATTGGCCACTGCTGGGACAGGGGGGAACTGAGAGTGGAGGATGGGGTCAGCAAAGACTCCGGTACAGGGGACGAGGAGGGGACGATGTCTGGGGAGGGTGCTAAAATGGCAACGGGGCAGGTGTTTGGGACTTTCGAGATCAAGAACGGTGCCCCCGGGTCAGACCCGGCACTAGAGGAGCTGTTCTCTGACGTTGATGCCTCGTATTATGACTTGGACACCATGCTGACAGGCATGCAGAGTGCCCCCAAGATGGGGCCTTACGACTTTCTGGACAGCTTGGCCTCCTCACACGGCTCTGTGTCCAACTCCAGCTGTAGAGCCGATCTCAATGAACTTGACCACATTATGGAGATCATTGTGGGTTCATAG
- the cdca4 gene encoding cell division cycle-associated protein 4 isoform X3 — protein sequence MYSKGTKRKFSDGVDNKAVAASYSLQRQSLLDMSLLKLQLCHMLAEPNLCRSVLIANTVRQIQEEMAHDGSWQVVTEALGGSGHGPSDRLVDTEVLCQSPEQQDGGPRLYSVMGYDGCREEEVVTDQALCSVVVGDRAPALLLGTIGHCWDRGELRVEDGVSKDSGTGDEEGTMSGEGAKMATGQVFGTFEIKNGAPGSDPALEELFSDVDASYYDLDTMLTGMQSAPKMGPYDFLDSLASSHGSVSNSSCRADLNELDHIMEIIVGS from the coding sequence ATGTACTCCAAGGGCACCAAACGCAAGTTCTCTGATGGTGTGGACAACAAGGCGGTGGCGGCATCCTATAGCCTGCAGCGCCAGTCCCTGCTGGACATGTCCCTGCTCAAGCTGCAGCTGTGCCACATGCTGGCGGAGCCCAACCTGTGTCGCTCGGTGCTCATCGCCAACACGGTACGCCAGATCCAGGAGGAGATGGCCCATGACGGCAGCTGGCAGGTGGTCACAGAGGCCTTAGGTGGCTCTGGCCATGGCCCATCTGACCGCTTGGTGGACACCGAGGTTCTGTGCCAGTCGCCGGAGCAGCAGGACGGTGGGCCTAGGCTATACTCAGTGATGGGCTACGACGGCTGCCGTGAGGAGGAAGTGGTGACGGACCAGGCActgtgttctgtggtggttgGCGACAGGGCCCCGGCCCTCCTGTTGGGGACCATTGGCCACTGCTGGGACAGGGGGGAACTGAGAGTGGAGGATGGGGTCAGCAAAGACTCCGGTACAGGGGACGAGGAGGGGACGATGTCTGGGGAGGGTGCTAAAATGGCAACGGGGCAGGTGTTTGGGACTTTCGAGATCAAGAACGGTGCCCCCGGGTCAGACCCGGCACTAGAGGAGCTGTTCTCTGACGTTGATGCCTCGTATTATGACTTGGACACCATGCTGACAGGCATGCAGAGTGCCCCCAAGATGGGGCCTTACGACTTTCTGGACAGCTTGGCCTCCTCACACGGCTCTGTGTCCAACTCCAGCTGTAGAGCCGATCTCAATGAACTTGACCACATTATGGAGATCATTGTGGGTTCATAG
- the cdca4 gene encoding cell division cycle-associated protein 4 isoform X1 gives MFASEKANMYSKGTKRKFSDGVDNKAVAASYSLQRQSLLDMSLLKLQLCHMLAEPNLCRSVLIANTVRQIQEEMAHDGSWQVVTEALGGSGHGPSDRLVDTEVLCQSPEQQDGGPRLYSVMGYDGCREEEVVTDQALCSVVVGDRAPALLLGTIGHCWDRGELRVEDGVSKDSGTGDEEGTMSGEGAKMATGQVFGTFEIKNGAPGSDPALEELFSDVDASYYDLDTMLTGMQSAPKMGPYDFLDSLASSHGSVSNSSCRADLNELDHIMEIIVGS, from the exons ATGTTTGCTTCTGAAAA GGCCAACATGTACTCCAAGGGCACCAAACGCAAGTTCTCTGATGGTGTGGACAACAAGGCGGTGGCGGCATCCTATAGCCTGCAGCGCCAGTCCCTGCTGGACATGTCCCTGCTCAAGCTGCAGCTGTGCCACATGCTGGCGGAGCCCAACCTGTGTCGCTCGGTGCTCATCGCCAACACGGTACGCCAGATCCAGGAGGAGATGGCCCATGACGGCAGCTGGCAGGTGGTCACAGAGGCCTTAGGTGGCTCTGGCCATGGCCCATCTGACCGCTTGGTGGACACCGAGGTTCTGTGCCAGTCGCCGGAGCAGCAGGACGGTGGGCCTAGGCTATACTCAGTGATGGGCTACGACGGCTGCCGTGAGGAGGAAGTGGTGACGGACCAGGCActgtgttctgtggtggttgGCGACAGGGCCCCGGCCCTCCTGTTGGGGACCATTGGCCACTGCTGGGACAGGGGGGAACTGAGAGTGGAGGATGGGGTCAGCAAAGACTCCGGTACAGGGGACGAGGAGGGGACGATGTCTGGGGAGGGTGCTAAAATGGCAACGGGGCAGGTGTTTGGGACTTTCGAGATCAAGAACGGTGCCCCCGGGTCAGACCCGGCACTAGAGGAGCTGTTCTCTGACGTTGATGCCTCGTATTATGACTTGGACACCATGCTGACAGGCATGCAGAGTGCCCCCAAGATGGGGCCTTACGACTTTCTGGACAGCTTGGCCTCCTCACACGGCTCTGTGTCCAACTCCAGCTGTAGAGCCGATCTCAATGAACTTGACCACATTATGGAGATCATTGTGGGTTCATAG
- the LOC135505829 gene encoding LOW QUALITY PROTEIN: probable G-protein coupled receptor 132 (The sequence of the model RefSeq protein was modified relative to this genomic sequence to represent the inferred CDS: inserted 1 base in 1 codon): MKTVYGFREMLPQNDTMHETTMTQISVAATNCNLTYFDDRVPLVVLYSVVLIIGLPANIVTVYLTFLQVRRKNVLGIYLLSLSVCDLIYLCTLPMWADYANMGHQWRWSSMACKVTGYFFFNNMYISIFLLCCVSSDRYVAVVYAVESRGLRQQRLAVAVTMVIVLVVFMGHVPVFTMMEGNVVEKKCFEPGQSTLTVTGFNYARFVIGFLAPLVVLVVTNRAILASVQASTGLQPCQKERVRYLAIAVVILFLVCFAPYHIILLLRAVTFHIPKLQKTCDFEERIYTPYTISLGLSTLNSAINPILYVLSSDNIRKELRRGLKYLXGRATLQPRSTDSSQHKMHNSKNSSEVVAAILDVAKHDRGRVGV, from the exons aTACTATGCATGAGACGACCATGACTCAGATCAGCGTGGCGGCCACCAACTGCAACCTGACCTACTTTGATGACCGCGTGCCCCTGGTCGTGCTTTACAGTGTGGTACTGATTATCGGGCTGCCCGCCAATATCGTTACTGTCTACCTGACCTTCCTCCAGGTGCGCCGCAAAAACGTCCTGGGCATCTATCTGTTGAGCCTGTCCGTGTGCGACCTCATCTACCTCTGCACCCTGCCCATGTGGGCTGACTACGCGAACATGGGCCACCAGTGGCGCTGGAGCTCCATGGCTTGCAAGGTGACGGGCTACTTCTTCTTCAACAACATGTACATCAGCATCTTCCTGCTGTGCTGTGTCTCCAGCGACCGATATGTGGCCGTGGTCTACGCCGTGGAGTCGCGCGGCCTTCGCCAGCAGAGGCTGGCAGTTGCGGTTACCATGGTAATCGTCCTGGTGGTGTTCATGGGCCACGTGCCAGTTTTTACCATGATGGAGGGCAACGTGGTAGAGAAGAAATGCTTCGAGCCGGGCCAGAGCACGCTCACAGTGACGGGTTTCAACTACGCACGCTTCGTCATTGGCTTCTTGGCCCCGCTGGTCGTGCTGGTGGTCACCAACCGTGCCATCCTGGCCAGCGTGCAGGCCAGCACGGGGCTGCAGCCGTGCCAGAAGGAGCGGGTGCGCTACTTGGCGATTGCCGTGGTTATCCTCTTCCTGGTGTGCTTCGCGCCGTACCACATCATCCTGCTGCTGCGCGCAGTCACCTTCCACATCCCCAAGCTGCAGAAGACATGCGACTTCGAGGAAAGAATCTACACCCCTTACACTATCTCTTTGGGCCTGTCCACCTTAAACAGCGCCATCAACCCCATCCTCTACGTGCTCTCCAGCGACAACATTCGCAAGGAGCTGCGTCGCGGCCTGAAATACC CGGGGCGGGCCACCCTGCAGCCGCGTTCCACCGACAGTAGCCAGCACAAGATGCACAACTCCAAGAACTCGTCAGAAGTGGTGGCCGCCATACTGGATGTGGCGAAGCATGACAGAGGAAGGGTAGGGGTTTGA